A window of Streptomyces sp. NBC_01241 genomic DNA:
AGGCCCTGATCGCCGACGGCCATCACCGCTGGGCCACCTATCTCCGCCTCCAGCAGGAGCACACCGCGCCCGGCCCCTGGGACTTCGGCCTGGTCCTCCTCGTCGACACGGCCCGCTACCCGCTCCGGGTCCGCGCCATCCACCGGCTGCTGCACCGCCTCCCGGTCGCCGACGCCCTCACCGCGCTGAATGGCCTCTTCCGCATCCGCGACGTCGAAGGCCCCCTCCCCAAGGCCCTGGACGCACTCGCCGAGGCGGCCACCGAAGGCAACGCGTTCCTGCTCGCGGGCGACGGCGGCTTCCATCTCGTCGACCGCCCCGACACCGGCCTTCTGCACCGTACGATTCCGGCCGACCGCCCGACCGCCTGGCAGACCCTCGACGCGACGGTCCTGCACGCAGCTCTGCTCGACCACGTCTGGCAGATCCCCGACGCCCCGGAACACATCGCGTACATCCACGACACCGCGGCAGCCGTCGAACAGGCCGAACGTCACAACGCCACGGCGGTCCTGATGCATCCGGTACGCGAGGAGGTCGTCCGGGACCTCGCGCGACAGGGCGTCACCATGCCCCGCAAGTCGACCTCCTTCGGCCCCAAGCCGGCCACCGGCCTGGTCCTGCGAAGCCTCACTCTCGATTGACGCACGCGGCAACAAAAAGGGCGGCACCCCTCCAGGGGGTGCCGCCCTCTCTCACGCCTTACGCCTCGGACGTGCCGTCCTCGTCAGTGGCCTCGTCCTTGTCGTCGTCCGCGACGCCGTTCTCGTCCCTGTCCTCGTCCTCGTCGTCACCGAGGGCATCGACGAACTCGACACCGTCCAGTTCGGCGAGCCGGTCCGAGGCATCGGTGGAGCCGTCCTTGTCGGCCTCCAGCGCCTTCCCGAACCACTCACGCGCCTCGTCCTCGCGCCCCGCTGCCAGCAGCGCGTCCGCGTACGCGTAGCGCAGTCGCGGCGTCCATGGGTGCACGGCGCTCGAGGCGAGCTCGGGGCTCTGCAGCGTGACGATGGCGGCATCGATCTGTCCCATGTCCCTGCGGGCGCCCGCGGCCACGAGACGCATCTCGACCTGACCGG
This region includes:
- a CDS encoding tetratricopeptide repeat protein, producing MSLPKTLAEDVARNLVMVARLIDEDPEQAYAYSRIALRLASRVAAVREAAGFAAYATQKYSEALAEFRAAKRMTGSVELWPVMADCERGLGRPERAMAMAGEPEVQKLDKAGQVEMRLVAAGARRDMGQIDAAIVTLQSPELASSAVHPWTPRLRYAYADALLAAGREDEAREWFGKALEADKDGSTDASDRLAELDGVEFVDALGDDEDEDRDENGVADDDKDEATDEDGTSEA
- a CDS encoding DUF1015 domain-containing protein, with amino-acid sequence MKTSGPAGQGLRLIPFRGLRYVPERVGSLAAVTSPPYDVVVRPDGLHHLESADPHNIVRLILPQADTAAARHNQAAETLNRWLAEGILAPDPEPALYVYEQRNDEILQRGIVGALALSAPADGIVLPHEDVMAHVVEDRADLMRTTAAHLEPLLLTYRNNGDGSGATAVIERTIERPPLLATTTEDGYSHRLWAVTDAADRAEIETDLAHHQALIADGHHRWATYLRLQQEHTAPGPWDFGLVLLVDTARYPLRVRAIHRLLHRLPVADALTALNGLFRIRDVEGPLPKALDALAEAATEGNAFLLAGDGGFHLVDRPDTGLLHRTIPADRPTAWQTLDATVLHAALLDHVWQIPDAPEHIAYIHDTAAAVEQAERHNATAVLMHPVREEVVRDLARQGVTMPRKSTSFGPKPATGLVLRSLTLD